A genomic region of Zalophus californianus isolate mZalCal1 chromosome 1, mZalCal1.pri.v2, whole genome shotgun sequence contains the following coding sequences:
- the LOC113915820 gene encoding small ubiquitin-related modifier 2-like: MADEKPKEGVKTENNDHINLKVAGQDGSVVQFKIKKHTPLSKLMKVYCEQQDTPAQLEMEAEDTIDVFQQQTGGVY, from the exons ATGGCTGACGAAAAGCCCAAGGAAGGAGTCAAGACTGAGAACAACGATCATATTAATTTGAAGGTGGCGGGGCAGGATGGTTCTGTGGTGCAGTTTAAGATTAAGAAGCATACACCACTTAGTAAACTAATGAAAGTCTATTGTGAACAACAGG ACACACCTGCACAGTTGGAAATGGAGGCTGAAGATACAATTGATGTGTTCCAGCAGCAGACAGGAGGTGTCTACTAA